In Erigeron canadensis isolate Cc75 chromosome 1, C_canadensis_v1, whole genome shotgun sequence, a single window of DNA contains:
- the LOC122608091 gene encoding uncharacterized protein LOC122608091, with protein MHSAWDSMTTRLDGLTHKLDQNSKSTQATLQVETDEAVDDEIEMEPNPVVQTPAVPSKAVEKPTVEKPPVKPYKPKIPFPQRLRKAKIKENFKKFVDLIQNINITIPLVDLLAGMPNYAKFLKELISDKKKLEEAKTAVMSAECSAIIKNEIPPKLEDLGRFLISCSFGAMLHMALADLGANINLMPYSI; from the exons ATGCATTCTGCATGGGACTCTATGACTACTCGTCTGGATGGGTTAACTCATAAGCTGGATCAAAATTCGAAGAGCACACAAGCTACTCTCCAG gttgaaaCTGATGAAGCTGTTGATGATGAGATTGAAATGGAACCAAATCCAGTCGTGCAGACACCGGCCGTTCCATCCAAGGCGGTCGAGAAGCCTACTGTTGAGAAACCACCGGTTAAACCGTATAAACCAAAGATACCATTTCCTCAACGATTGAGGAAGGCAAAGATCAAGGAGAATTTCaaaaagtttgttgatttgATTCAAAATATTAACATCACTATTCCTttagttgatcttcttgcaggtatgcctaattatgcaaagtttctcaagGAACTCATCTCGGATAAGAAGAAGTTGGAAGAGGCAAAGACGGCAGTCATGAGTGCCGAGTGTTCCGCCATCATCAAGAACGAGATTCCCCCTAAGTTGGAAGATCTAGGGAGgtttcttatttcttgttcttttggtgcTATGTTGCATATggcattggccgatcttggGGCCAACATTAACTTAATGCCTTATTCTATTTAG